The Centroberyx gerrardi isolate f3 chromosome 13, fCenGer3.hap1.cur.20231027, whole genome shotgun sequence genome contains the following window.
tctcactcTATGCTGCACCATACTGCACTGGTATAGACTGCTGAATAGAAGTGTTAGATTGTGAATAGACTTTGTCATGTTATTATTCTTTTTCCATTTATCCATATCATGATCTAAGAATTTGAAGAGGCTGGTAATCTGTTGGGAGCCAACAGGGATGCAACCACCATCAGCATTGAGGATGAAGATGTCAATCCCCAGaagcaaagaaaacacactGGGATGACTCCTGAGGGAGATGAGGACCCACTTGCTGATGATGACAAGACAGAGGTGAGGACAAGGCATTGTTGTACTGAGAGTGTTCTTAAAATGGCCTTAACTAACTTTGCTATGAACACTTGAGATTTAtggtgtttttcttccttttttcaatTAAAGCTTCTCTCTGGACAGAAGAAAAGTGCCCCTTTCTGGACGTTTGAGTACTACCAAACATTCTTTGATGTTGAGACCCATCACGTAATATACTTACGACTTCTTTTTAATCACTTTATAAACCAGTATGGCAAGATGTGCATcagaaaaacaatgaatttCACATGTAGCCCTGATTATGCTAACATATGTTGTTACTAACATTTCTTTCAGGTGAAGGAAAGAATCATGGGATCAGTGCTGCCATGGCCTGgaaaaaactttattcatctTTACATTCGCAGAAACCCGGATCTCTATGGTTAGCACTCAAACAATTTAACATTCATGTTTTAATTAGGGGTCCTCACACATTTCTGGGTAtagaaaatatggaaaataaccATGACAGAAGGCTCTAGTCTATTGGCTTCATACTTGTGATGAAAGCTGCTTTGGAGGAAGTAAATGGGCAGTAATGCTTTATATCTGTGCTTTTAGGACCATTCTGGATTTGTACTACTCTTGTGTTTGCCATTGCCATCAGCGGAAACATATCCAACTTCCTGCTGCACCTAGGCAAACCAGAGTATAAGTATGTGCCAGAGTTTCGAAAAGGTAAGTGCAACTTTTCTTTGGTGTTCATGATAGACTGAGTCGTGTTGCAGGTAAGAGGAAACTGTAAATTtaactcttcttttttttaatttgctgtgTTTTACAGTGACCATAGCTGCAACAGCGATCTATAGCTATGCTTGGCTGGTGCCTCTTGCCCTCTGGGGTTTCTTGCTATGGCGAAACAACAAGATCATGAACTTGGTGTCCTACTCCTTTATGGAGATTGTCTGTGTCTACGGATATTCCCTTTCTATTTACATACCTGCAGTGGTAAgaactgaaatgttttgtgtcATAATGTAGATAATGTAGATTTACAATCTTGACTATCAACGAATATTCATTTTTCCCTATATCATAAAGAAATTTAGAGCATTGATTGTGAATTGTATTATTAATGAAATGAGACAAGTTATCTTACAGTACTGTTGTTTTCTAAACCAGGTCCTGTGGATCATCCCATATGAATCGCTGAGGTGGTGTTCCATTGTGGTGGCGCTCTGCCTCTCTGGCTCAGTTCTGGCGTTGACTTTCTGGCCTGCAGTCAGGGATGATCACCCGAGGGTTGTCATAGCAATCATGTCAGCCATTGTGGTCCTCAATATCCTCCTGGCTGTTGGTTGTAAGGTAATTGTGCATATGAAGACATTGGTCTGCTATAGTTGTGCTGCTTTCACGTAATTTTCCTGATGGGATGAACTCCATACTTTAGTGTTATGGAAAGTAAAGCTGTTTGAGGAAATAAGATACAGCACTCAGTGTCCTGCTTTGCCAAACCACATCTTGACTGACCCAGTTGACTTCAGCTGCCTGTCCATCTTGGCGTAGATAACAACAATGATTGACTCAGTCTCATTTGATTTCAATGACCTGAGTAGCATGGCCTTGCTTTGTCCCGACTGTCTGTGTGCAATCTCGGACGCCATGCTGCACTGCCATTTTTGTGTCTTTCCCTGTGTGCGTCTGTGAAGTGATTATCTCCGATAGTGTCGAGTTAGTGTCCCCCGGGGAGAGTTTCTGTTCATCGGAAACTATTACCACGGTCGCTAACTGACGTGAAAAACAGCCTGTCAGTGCACTTCCTTGTGTGAATACAGTCAGAACCACAGGGGGATCATATGTCTAGTTACATTCATGTAATTAGTCTACATAAGTAGTTAGTGTTTGACGGGCTGACCAAGATGAATGGATGGTAGGAGTGCTGTATTTTTCCTAATACAGGTTTTCCCTGTAACACTGTAGGTTGGCTTCACACTCACAGACTTGTTTCAGTTGTTTATCTTTTTAGTTTTTCATAATGCTAGTAAAAACTCAATATGTTTATATGCAAAAATATGTTTCACACTGCTGCTTTGCCAGGTTCACTCATGCTcactttcttgttttgtttattcctttttttgtttggttttgcaGGCCTATTTCTTCAGCAAACCAGAACCGGTACGACAAGTTGACAATTCATCTGTGATGACGGTGATCAAGGCACCATCTTCCACGTGAAACCTTTTCTTTGTCGGAAGGTAGACAGTAGTGCAACATAATCTGTTATGTTTGAGCCAAGATCTGGTTGTTTAAATGCAGTAAAAACCTGATTTATGTAAGGTAACATTATACCACCATATACATTTTCATGGCCATTTCTTATTCACACTCAATTATGTGAAGAATGATAGCTGTTTAGGATAGTGGTAGCTCTAAATGTTGGGCCTGTTTCAGTGACCGTGTCATGGAGTGTATTTTCAGCCT
Protein-coding sequences here:
- the yipf1 gene encoding protein YIPF1, whose product is MASTNDLNFQFQEFEEAGNLLGANRDATTISIEDEDVNPQKQRKHTGMTPEGDEDPLADDDKTELLSGQKKSAPFWTFEYYQTFFDVETHHVKERIMGSVLPWPGKNFIHLYIRRNPDLYGPFWICTTLVFAIAISGNISNFLLHLGKPEYKYVPEFRKVTIAATAIYSYAWLVPLALWGFLLWRNNKIMNLVSYSFMEIVCVYGYSLSIYIPAVVLWIIPYESLRWCSIVVALCLSGSVLALTFWPAVRDDHPRVVIAIMSAIVVLNILLAVGCKAYFFSKPEPVRQVDNSSVMTVIKAPSST